ttatagaGAGTTTAAATCTTTTGTCTTACTTTTCCTATCTCACTTtatgttttattaataaaaacttgACAAATGTtcacataattaattaattaattattatcattaattaataataatagtattaataaatcaataatggtagtaattaattaattaggtgaacatgtgacaagtttttattggtgaagTATAATGTGTAGTAGGAAAAGTGAGACAAAAGATTTTGACTCATTTATGGGTACATTgaactatttcaattaacttttacctttatagtatttttagcaaaaaatttcaactccAGTAAAATAACAAATCTCAAACAGACCCTATAAATGACAATGGTGCCCCCTTGTAAATCAGTGACAAATCTGGTAAAAACTGCAATTAATTATGCAGTCAATTCACTAACAACACTTGCGGTTGGAacagttttttagtttttatgctttctacaaatttttttaaggcaaCAAAATGATTATAAAGagccattaaaataaaataaattctgacaaaaaaagaaataaaagaaataaaacataaatcaaatagtattaaaaaagtCCGAAACTGACTATAAAAGAACctatgtctctctctctatcaattgctcatctctctctctccctctctgtaactctcactctctctctctccctcttacaATGCCCCAATATTGCTCTGCCTCTGTTTCATATTTATAGAAATTAAGAAAGGGTAAGTATTGGCTGGCATAGATTGTGAGAGAGGAGGCTTAAATAGAGCAGAAAATTGAGGTTTTTCTGTACTTGCCATTTCTGAGAAGAGAGAGATCTGTAGCACTAGTACTCACAACTTTTTTCTGCATATCCTTACCAATTAAGTCACTGAGCCGCTTGTTAGTGTCCCAACTCTACCACATTCTGTGCATTTATAAACCCAAATTAGAGAGATCTACTTGGGGGGGTTTTAAGTAGGCACAAAAAACTTTTTACcagtgagagagtgagagagaaatggCTGAAATTACACAAAAGCTTGTGTTGCCAGAGACATTCCAAGGGGTGAGAGATGAGCTTGCAGGACAAATTGGGATGATGTGGGAGCTTATCAAAGCACCATTGATAGTCCCTCTGCTGAGACTCGGTGTGTACATTTGCTTAGCCATGTCACTCATGCTCTTCATGGAGAGGGTTTACATGGGTATTGTCATAATCCTAGTCAAGCTCTTCTGGAAGAAACCAGAAAAACGTTACAAGTACGAGCTCATACAAGATGATGTGGAACTGGGCAGCTCCAATTTCCCTGTGGTTCTTGTCCAAATCCCAATGTTCAATGAAAGAGAGGTCCGGTTTATGTTTACTTTCGTTTGCTGTTTTTACCATTGTAGTTCTCTTTTTGATGGTTTTTATGCTTCCGGATTTCTGAGAAAGCTCTAAAGTTTGGTTCTTTTTGTTGTCTTTGACCTCAGGTTTACAAGGTCTCCATTGGAGCAGCATGCGGACTTTCATGGCCGTCGGATCGTCTCGTGATCCAAGTCCTCGATGATTCAACTGACCCTGCTGTCAAGGTATTTCCCGTGTGTCTTTTTTTGCTGTATACGTACTCCATATGTCAAAGCCATCAAATCACtccctaaaattaaaaaaaatgtcatttaattttgCTTTAGCTAGTCTTTAATTTGGCACTAAcaatttcttttccttaaattgTTGTACAAGTattgcaattttcttttttcctgtgGTGTGGGTCAATTCTGAATTACATTTTTGCTGAAATATGCATTCAATTCCCAAATTGTGCATCTTTGCATTCCTTCCTAATGAtttcagtcttttttttttttttttcttttttcctcttctgGGTCTatttgtttttgacttttttttattaattcagTTCACAGGAGCATTTTCTCTTATGTTGTGTCACATTTCATAGTCCTTTACATGCCCAATTCTAAAAACCAACATTATAATGTTTTGTAAACATCAAATTCCTGATCTGGGTTCTACTGCTAAGACCAATTTatgatgttaaaaaaaaaaagtttcatttttggCATTATAttaatcacccaaaaaaaataaaattgcagcAAATGATTGAGCTAGAATGCCAAAGATGGGCTAGCAAAGGCATAAACATAAGGTACCAAATTAGAGAGAACAGGGGTGGATACAAAGCTGGTGCTCTCAAAGAAGGCCTCAAGAGAAGCTACGTTAAACACTGCGAATATGTGGTCATTTTCGACGCTGATTTCAGGCCTGAGCCTGATTTTCTAAGGCGGGCCATTCCTTTCTTGATCCATAACCCTGAAATTGCTCTGGTTCAAGCTCGCTGGAGATTTGGTAAGCCCTCAAAAACACAAAGATATTGATCCATATTTTGGCCATTAATCACGGTCCATTTAATAGgtttttattatctttggtATTTGTATTATAAAGTGTCGGTGctctttgctctctctttctcttttggttTATAATAAGTATTTGGACTttcatagtttttatttttttgttactttctaGTCGGCTAGAATGGTTTGCAGACCTGAATGGCGTGCGATGGGGCCCACTAATGTGCAACCATAAATCACGGTGTGGGACCCAACAGTAGAGTCCACTGGGACCTGGGGCTCCTTGATTTTGACACTTGTTTGTCTATAGGCCGTACATTACGGGCCATGGGTCCCATAATTGGATACATCTTAAGCCCTTTGATTTGCAAGTACGCAAcgattcaagaaaaaaaaaagaaagacaaaatatgatcagtttttttttttatttgagaaacacacacatatattatagtattatagtatattatgttatagtattttatttaatcttaGGAGTATTTAGTGaccattaattaattaataatgagGATTTGTGTCCAGTCTTAGGAACAGCTAATCTGTTGGACATAAATGCCCCCCACACCAAATTTTGTAACTCTTAATTAGGTTAATGAGAAATTCTTTTTGGTCCGGAAATGACGCAAGTGTCCTAAACCTTAGACCAAGAGTTGAATCACTCAGTTTTTTCCAGGATAACAGTACTAAAAGTTGGGGTAGGTTTGTCATTTTGTTGAAAAGAACCAGAATGGTTCTATGTAAAAATGTAGCAAATGTACTGCCTTTACCAACTATTCAGATCTGTTGTACGGATCACATGGTCAACTCTCTTGGTACAGTGAAAAGTGTAAAAGTTGAagggttattttttttttttttgatgggttgAAGGGTTAATTTGTCATTTCAGTTTGGGCACCAAATTCAGCAGCACCACTTTCCACGTgctctttattataaataaatgattTGGATAGGTTTTGGTAAATAGATTTAGCTTATGTCGGTAGTGTATTACATAGATTTTTCtcatatcaattaatttttttttttaattaggttCGGATTGAACAAACTCACATTTTTTATTCGAgcacaaaatattttactaggttttgttttttttaagagtttcatAACTTATGGCATGATGataatttttatcattagactaatacatcaattgatttttgatataattagaaatttaaccttaaatttcttatttaaccattagagattttaccaaATAGCTAATGAAAGGTGAAAACAGACAATTTTGGTAGTTTTTGTgatactttttcttctttgggggtGTGGGGAGGAGAGAAGTGATTCTTCTTGAGATACATAATTGAACAAAAAGTGgggtatataaaaaataaaatgggaaaaaatagCAAGTGGACAGTACCATAGGCCCAGTTGTGGACCTTACTCTGGCTGCCGACACATGGACTGTTTGTAATGTATACGCTCACTCCATCGTGCTCCCCTATGACGTggcaaattttaatttgagtcaCGTGAGGACAAATCGTAAATGGCTCAGCATCATgtgaggattttttttatttcctctccttctttttttgttttttttctcttatctttattttaatatgtgaacAAATGACAATGGCGTATTTGTCACATTGTTTAGAATCAAATGGGAGATCGCCAGCCCACCAGTCTCACGGGATTCGTGAGGGTGGGTCCGTGGCAGATTTCTCCCCCTTTGTTTAGTTTAACTTTGAGTCTCTTTGACCCTTCTTTTTAGCACAACAAGATAGGCATTTTATGTGTGCTTTTAAACCTTTTAAGCACAAAGTACTAGTTCTTTGACCATGCCTTTGCTTATGAATATATGTACCATTTTTATGATATCTAAtctaataataaatgaaatcaaTATCGAGGTGGTAGTGATGggttttgtttatttcaatGGTTGCAGTGAATGCTGATGAGTGCCTGTTGACAAGGATGCAAGAGATGTCACTGGATTACCATTTCACAGTTGAACAAGAAGTTGGGTCTGCAACACATGCTTTCTTTGGTTTTAATGGTAACCACCTTAAATTAATATGAATTAATGTCTAGTTATACTTGTTCAATGTTCACAAGCCAGATTAGATTAAGGAATCgaattgattttgatgtacTAGTTCCGTGGACACAAGGTAGACTATATCAACTATGCTTTAAAAGTAtagtatataattaaaaaaagaacctACAAGATTGGACATCATGTGACAGAACTGGTCCAAAGTATTTGAACTGAAGAGAACTTATAATGTGGACAGCTACATATATTTATTGGTAAGTGAACGTGATAGGAGCAGGTGAGGTCAAGTCTTTAGGAAAAGGATGAATTCACCAACTCTATAAGATTATTTAGTAGGTTTATACCATTTTCTCAGAGTATGAAAATGATGTTCTTGTAAACACTGTCATTGTCATAATCATCATTATCATGATTCAACATATGGATTATGAGTCTTGGAAAGAATTTTAGGTAAAATTCTTGGAACACCGATTTTTCTTGCAATTTATGTTTTTGGGCTCAAATTTAAACCATTGCAATGATTTGAAATTTCACAATGAGTCAAAATTGAATGTGTCATGATGATCTGTGGGGAAATTTAGGTCAATGGTCGTGCTCATATGTTGTTAACTTCCACCAGgaatttaattcatttttgaCTGCTTATCCAGGAGTAGTTAaggatttaaagaaaataataagaaatcGCATTTATTAAAAATTCCAATGTACTTCTTTCGATGTTAATGTTATACATGGTATAGCACTAACAAAATTATTCTACCATTCAGAATACCTTAAGAAGACTCACAAACGATAAACCATGAACCAAAGGCATTTGCTAGGACAGAACACCTGTGCTTTGGAAGCTATATGTATATCAATAACTTAAAAAGAGCTTAATATGTGTACCACTAATATTCTGAgatgataaatttcaaattagttCTATATTGACGATCACCACACCCTTTCAATCATGTGCAATGTTTTTGCCATCTATAATGAATTGTTTTATGCATATGAATTAATGAAGGGACTGCTGGTGTCTGGAGAATTGCTGCTATCAATGATGCGGGTGGTTGGAAAGACCGAACTACAGTGGAGGATATGGACCTTGCTGTCCGCGCTAGTCTTAAGGGGTGGAAATTTTTGTACCTCGGCGACCTCCAGGTATCTAGCATTGCAAAAATGAAGTTATTATTCTATTTGTCTGAGTTTAACTAAGTCACAAAATGAACTCTGCCTTCTATTGTATCTTAGCCATATCTTATAAACTTGTATATTAGCGGGTTATGGCATTTGCTAAATTACCAATTAACTTTATCGTAGGTGAAAAGTGAGCTTCCTAGTACTTTCAAAGCCTTCCGTTTCCAGCAGCACCGGTGGTCCTGTGGTCCTGCTAATCTGTTTAGGAAAATGGTGATGGAGATAGTTAGAAATAAGGTCAGTTCTATTTATGATATGCTATCGAAGAATACAAGACTTATAAAATTATCTAGTTTTGTTGGCAAACAATTTGGGCCCTTCTTTTTCTTAGCTTCTAAGTtctaatgttatttattttgtaaacattGCTGCAGAAAGTAGGGTTTTGGAAGAAAGTGTACGTCATTTACAGTTTCTTCTTTGTTCGGAAGATCATAGCCCATATGGTTACCTTCTCCTTTTACTGTGTTGTACTTCCCCTGACCATCTTGATTCCTGAAGTTCATGTTCCAATCTGGGGAGCTGTTTATATTCCTTCAGTCATCACCATTCTTAATTCAGTAGGAACTCCAAGGTCTGATTTACTGTATAAATTTGTTTAATCATCCATTTTCTTAGATATTCTTGTCCCCAAATCAAGAACTCCTTTTGCTTAAGTAGTCTCAAACTTGCAGGTCAATTCACTTACTTTTCTACTGGATTCTTTTTGAGAATGTGATGTCAATGCACCGGACCAAGGCAACCTGGATTGGTCTGCTAGAAGCTGGGAGGGCCAATGAATGGGTTGTCACTGAAAAACTTGGAGATTCTGCTACCAAGAACAAATCAGGAGATGCTTCAAAGAATAAGACAAATGCCAAATCAGCTCCTAAAAGACTACGATTTAAATTTGCAGAtaggtaaaattttgtttaaactcATAAATCTATCTGTATAGACTGCAATCAGCATGATAGTTagtataaacaaaatttaagattcTCCGACCATTTCAGGTTGGAGATCTTGATAAATAAATAGTACTCCCCCCTCTCTACTAGTCTTTTTGAGACACACATGAATACTGGCAGGGAGAGGGAAATATGTACTAGCCACAAAATGATGTAGGGCCACACAGGAAATTCCATGTGTTGgaccaaaataaatttttccaaaacagcCAACTCCACAACTCTAGAAAATAATTTGTGGTGATTAGtttcctatttttctttttctattttcaattgCAAAAAGTCAACAGTTCTTTTCTATTTAATCTTCACCTAAAGTGATAGTTCATCATCAGCAATTAAACTTTTGGTATAAATGATAGTTTATCATCAACAATTTTGCTTCTAGGCCATGCAATTGTTGTGTGTGAGTGTAAAAATCAAGGTGAAGGGTGTGTATATATTTCCTAACAtgcatttcctttttttgttttttcttggttAAATTTGAACAGGCTCAACACATTGGAGCTGGGATTTGCAGCTTTCCTCTTCTTCTGTGGATGCTATGACTATGTCCATGGGAAGCACAACTACTTCATCTACCTTTTCCTCCAAACCTTTAGCTTCCTCATTGCAGGTTTTGGCTTCATTGGCACCATCATCCCCAGCTCTTAGTGGCTGTATTCCTAAATTATATACATTAAATTGGTGCATCATTTTAGTGTTTGTCCTGCCGTGTCCATATCTTTCATCCCAACACCGAATTATATATTGCGGATAGGGGTTGAGCAACCATTGATTGCGATTTGTAGTATGTCAACTTATTCAAGAAGAGTTCATTCGTCATATTTGACAAGAAAGGTTATTGCCGTGCTTTCCTCAGGATATGTCATGCAATTACTCAAGTGATAttggaaaataacaaaaagaaaaggctcACATTACTGGGAAAACACATTATACAGAACCAAGTACAAGGAAGAAGCTGAAACAGCATATTTGTTTAGACAACAAGGAGACtgttatttaatttgttttgataGATTGTAGTTGtgagattttcttcttttttcggTTTTCTATTTGTTAGTTTTCCTTAGTTTTGGTGAATAATCCAAGCAATCAAAAGGGtgaacttgtaatcaaagtATTTATAGGCTTAAGCCTTCATATGCCGCTTTGGTATTTAATGTTTCAAAGTCCATAGTTAAGGGTGGagaatattttacaaaaagcAACAATTGCTACTTAGATTTCCTTTGAAAGACTGCAACAGTTTGTCTATttttatcaaaatcaaatttaactGATTTTCTTCTTGCAAATGAATATTTACTCTTTGCTCCTATAAAAAAATCAGTCGTTCCTCAATCATATAAAAGCTCCCAAGTTGTTAATGATATTGATAACTAGTATGTGATATATTTTCTGCAGTTGGTGTTTTTTTCTCTAGGCATATTACCTCTCTTTCTATAAGATTATGTgctttaatttttgggttttattaacgTGTACCATTTTATgtaactttttatgaaaaaatgaaaaagtgattaactatttttataactttttaaattttccataaaactttcttaaaatagatgATTAATGTACATATATTAACTGTACCCTTAATTTGTATGTAAAAGAGGGCATAAGGGAACATTTTCATGTCTCTTGTCATGCCTTGTCCCAATCATATATAGGTAAGATGGCATGAATTGCGTTTTATGATTCCACGCTATCAGTGGTCACCTTTTGGCTTACTTCTTGTTACCATCATGTCACGGGTAGCATTGTTTAAAATTGGGGagggtttttactttttaatttttaatgaatttttaaaacttgaggtTTATGCATTACTTCTTGTGGAAGTGTCATTATCTTTTGTATCCTTTTCCTTTACTTGAACCAGTGATAGTGATagtgagagagacagagagagactTGCACACAATTATAATATCCAATGGAGGTAGTACAAAAGTTATGGTACTAGAGCTAGTATCATAGAGGGCACATTAGTTTATTTGAACCACTGGTAAGGGCAagaattgtttttaattaaaatttggaaaGAT
The Quercus lobata isolate SW786 chromosome 10, ValleyOak3.0 Primary Assembly, whole genome shotgun sequence DNA segment above includes these coding regions:
- the LOC115963568 gene encoding glucomannan 4-beta-mannosyltransferase 2 → MAEITQKLVLPETFQGVRDELAGQIGMMWELIKAPLIVPLLRLGVYICLAMSLMLFMERVYMGIVIILVKLFWKKPEKRYKYELIQDDVELGSSNFPVVLVQIPMFNEREVYKVSIGAACGLSWPSDRLVIQVLDDSTDPAVKQMIELECQRWASKGINIRYQIRENRGGYKAGALKEGLKRSYVKHCEYVVIFDADFRPEPDFLRRAIPFLIHNPEIALVQARWRFVNADECLLTRMQEMSLDYHFTVEQEVGSATHAFFGFNGTAGVWRIAAINDAGGWKDRTTVEDMDLAVRASLKGWKFLYLGDLQVKSELPSTFKAFRFQQHRWSCGPANLFRKMVMEIVRNKKVGFWKKVYVIYSFFFVRKIIAHMVTFSFYCVVLPLTILIPEVHVPIWGAVYIPSVITILNSVGTPRSIHLLFYWILFENVMSMHRTKATWIGLLEAGRANEWVVTEKLGDSATKNKSGDASKNKTNAKSAPKRLRFKFADRLNTLELGFAAFLFFCGCYDYVHGKHNYFIYLFLQTFSFLIAGFGFIGTIIPSS